In the genome of Notamacropus eugenii isolate mMacEug1 chromosome 5, mMacEug1.pri_v2, whole genome shotgun sequence, one region contains:
- the ID3 gene encoding DNA-binding protein inhibitor ID-3, whose amino-acid sequence MKALSPARGCYEAVCCLSERSLAIARGRGKSPAAEEPLSLLYDMNDCYSRLRELVPGVPRGTELSQVEILQRVIDYILDLQVVLAEPAPGAPDGPHLGIQTAELTSELYSKDERSLCH is encoded by the exons ATGAAGGCTCTGAGCCCAGCCCGAGGCTGCTACGAAGCCGTGTGTTGCCTGTCGGAGCGCAGCCTCGCCATCGCGCGTGGCCGTGGAAAGAGTCCCGCAGCCGAAGAGCCGTTGAGCCTGCTATATGATATGAATGACTGCTATTCGCGCCTGCGGGAGCTGGTGCCGGGCGTCCCGCGGGGCACGGAGCTCAGCCAGGTGGAGATCCTGCAGCGTGTCATTGACTACATCCTGGACCTGCAGGTGGTGCTGGCCGAGCCCGCCCCGGGGGCCCCCGACGGGCCCCATCTCGGCATCCAG ACAGCCGAACTGACGTCTGAACTCTACTCAAAAGATGAGAGGAGTCTTTgccactga